In Campylobacter concisus, the following proteins share a genomic window:
- a CDS encoding S-adenosylmethionine tRNA ribosyltransferase has product MRAFFGIFILIVSLFGYEINHENWAKFYKFIGEANGIKFEVYMNYFKDEFENFKQSKSFKVPAKISGHIFFDGTKYDYEKGNLEQNSSEISSLNAVSDKINLDVKNENGELKGKIIVKNKAYNATIKKEKEYEMLNIGIQMTEANGTRYEAIINDIFAKESAKKNKNKLLSTLYDLKSERKKWPNNQFESLDNIYYINDKIKSICTYKNNKTSCDVVLLKTNKKLKLKQIFKDINDPHLKAILATAGVSENFVLSPLGLTFLNEEQISVPLDELRPYFSDEIGL; this is encoded by the coding sequence ATGAGAGCATTTTTTGGGATTTTTATACTTATAGTAAGCCTATTTGGCTATGAGATAAATCACGAAAACTGGGCAAAATTTTATAAATTTATTGGTGAGGCAAATGGCATAAAATTTGAAGTTTATATGAACTATTTTAAAGATGAATTTGAAAATTTTAAGCAAAGTAAGAGCTTTAAAGTGCCGGCCAAGATAAGCGGGCATATCTTTTTTGATGGTACAAAATACGACTATGAAAAAGGTAATCTTGAGCAAAATAGCAGTGAAATTTCGTCGCTAAATGCTGTATCTGATAAGATAAATTTAGACGTTAAAAATGAAAATGGCGAGCTAAAGGGCAAAATAATCGTTAAAAACAAAGCCTATAATGCGACTATCAAAAAAGAAAAAGAGTATGAAATGCTAAATATTGGCATCCAAATGACCGAAGCAAATGGCACGAGATACGAAGCTATAATTAACGATATATTTGCCAAAGAATCGGCTAAAAAAAATAAAAATAAATTACTCTCGACACTTTATGACCTAAAAAGCGAGCGTAAAAAATGGCCAAATAACCAATTTGAGAGCCTAGATAACATCTACTATATAAATGACAAAATAAAAAGCATCTGCACCTATAAAAATAATAAAACTAGCTGCGATGTTGTCTTGCTTAAAACCAACAAAAAGCTAAAGCTAAAGCAAATTTTTAAAGATATAAACGACCCTCATCTAAAGGCAATCCTCGCAACAGCAGGCGTTAGCGAAAATTTTGTACTTTCGCCACTTGGGCTTACCTTTTTAAATGAGGAGCAAATTAGCGTGCCACTTGATGAGCTAAGACCTTACTTTAGCGATGAAATCGGACTTTAA
- a CDS encoding aminodeoxychorismate synthase component I: MLETTKNKLNSFKTKPFIALLSYDTPDLDIVCSPDEAAKFGLKFRLDAKNSVPLKYDLQKFPISFDEYKRRFDIVQEHQKNGDSYLLNLCFSTVIKTDLGLQEIFEHSNAKVVVLKEGDFVCFSPEPFVRIENGYIHTFPMKGTIDASLPNASEILLNDEKEFSEQAMVVDLMRNDLSMVASKVRVHKFRFIERAAGLLQTSSHISGKLDENLGFGDIFDKILPAGSISGTPKHETCRIINECEREPRGFYTGVFVYFDGEILQSFVMIRFVKKLDQMLKFFSGGGITARSDARKEYDELLQKVGFTF; the protein is encoded by the coding sequence TTGCTAGAAACCACGAAAAATAAACTAAATTCATTCAAGACAAAGCCATTCATCGCTTTGCTAAGCTACGATACGCCAGACCTTGATATCGTTTGCAGTCCTGATGAGGCTGCAAAATTCGGTCTAAAATTTAGGCTCGATGCCAAAAACAGCGTCCCTTTAAAATATGACCTGCAAAAATTCCCGATCAGCTTTGATGAATACAAAAGGCGCTTTGATATCGTGCAGGAGCACCAAAAAAACGGCGATAGCTATCTTTTGAACCTCTGCTTCTCGACCGTTATAAAAACGGATCTTGGCTTGCAGGAGATATTTGAGCACTCAAACGCTAAGGTGGTGGTATTAAAAGAGGGTGACTTCGTCTGTTTCTCGCCAGAGCCCTTCGTGCGCATCGAAAACGGCTACATCCATACCTTTCCGATGAAGGGCACGATAGACGCTAGTCTCCCAAATGCCAGTGAAATTTTGCTAAACGATGAAAAGGAATTCAGCGAACAAGCGATGGTCGTGGATCTGATGCGAAACGACCTATCTATGGTGGCTAGCAAGGTTAGGGTACATAAATTTCGCTTTATCGAGCGAGCTGCAGGGCTACTACAGACTAGCTCTCACATCAGCGGCAAACTAGATGAAAATTTAGGCTTTGGCGATATTTTTGATAAAATTTTACCCGCCGGATCGATAAGTGGCACGCCAAAGCATGAGACCTGCAGGATCATAAACGAGTGCGAACGCGAGCCACGCGGCTTTTATACGGGTGTGTTCGTCTATTTCGACGGAGAAATTTTACAAAGCTTTGTGATGATAAGGTTTGTAAAAAAGCTCGACCAAATGCTTAAATTTTTTAGTGGCGGAGGCATAACTGCGCGTAGCGACGCTAGAAAGGAATACGATGAGCTACTGCAAAAAGTCGGATTTACTTTTTGA
- the tpx gene encoding thiol peroxidase has product MATTKFKGSEVNLSGNEVFVGSYAPEAKVVAQDLSEFSVGGNNGVEVLVCLPSLDTGVCAAEARKFNEKVAGKHGVKLSIISNDLPFAMGRFCTTEGIENLHVGSDFRYGEFAKNYGVLMSDGPLKGLLARAVFVINDGVIIHKQIVPEVTEEPNYDAVFDAIKSSGSCGCGCH; this is encoded by the coding sequence ATGGCAACTACAAAATTTAAAGGTAGTGAGGTAAATTTAAGTGGAAACGAGGTCTTCGTAGGCTCTTATGCACCTGAAGCAAAAGTCGTAGCGCAAGATCTTAGCGAGTTTAGCGTAGGCGGAAATAATGGCGTAGAAGTACTTGTTTGCTTACCATCACTTGATACTGGCGTTTGCGCAGCAGAGGCTCGTAAATTTAACGAAAAAGTAGCTGGCAAACATGGTGTAAAACTTAGCATCATCTCAAATGATTTGCCATTTGCGATGGGGAGATTTTGCACGACTGAAGGCATAGAAAATTTACATGTTGGAAGTGACTTTAGATACGGAGAATTTGCTAAAAACTATGGCGTTTTAATGAGCGATGGCCCACTAAAAGGACTACTTGCAAGAGCGGTATTTGTTATCAATGATGGCGTAATAATTCACAAACAAATCGTCCCTGAAGTGACAGAAGAGCCAAACTACGATGCTGTATTTGATGCTATTAAAAGTAGCGGTAGTTGCGGTTGTGGCTGCCATTAA
- a CDS encoding trans-sulfuration enzyme family protein has protein sequence MKLDTLIVKGIEAKNNPNKAVIPPVFLASTFVQDDLENFQEFAYSRGSNPTKKAFDEIFAKVEGSKYAFSFGSGMAATAAALSLIKTGQKVLLNSNVYGGTYRYVTTVFESHGIKSEFIDDLNFLSEDDISDDVAAIFIETPSNPLLRVTDIARISKIAHKKSALVIVDNTFLTPYYQRVLDHGADIVVYSATKYIGGHADVIAGIVTLNDDALAEKIKFAKNTLGGIISPMDAYYLIRGLKTLSVRFDRQTQNTHKIIKFLQNNDAVSVVHFAGSYSEQEANMQAAQASDIGALISFELDEKYDVNKFVKSLEIFDLAVSLGGVESLICRPATMTHEAYPKEVLDKIGIKQNLLRLAIGIENADDLIADLDQAFKKAKK, from the coding sequence ATGAAACTTGACACCTTGATCGTAAAAGGCATCGAAGCTAAAAATAATCCAAATAAAGCTGTCATTCCGCCTGTTTTTTTAGCAAGCACGTTTGTGCAAGATGATCTTGAAAATTTTCAAGAATTTGCATATTCGCGTGGTAGCAACCCAACCAAAAAGGCATTTGATGAAATTTTTGCAAAGGTTGAAGGCAGCAAATATGCATTTAGCTTTGGTTCAGGCATGGCAGCAACAGCGGCGGCACTTAGCCTTATAAAAACTGGGCAAAAAGTCCTACTAAATAGCAACGTCTATGGCGGCACTTATAGATATGTTACAACCGTTTTTGAAAGCCACGGTATAAAGAGCGAATTTATAGATGATCTAAATTTTTTGAGCGAAGATGACATTAGTGACGACGTGGCGGCTATCTTCATCGAAACTCCGTCAAATCCTCTCTTAAGAGTGACAGATATTGCTAGAATTTCAAAGATCGCTCACAAAAAAAGCGCTCTAGTCATCGTGGATAACACATTTTTAACGCCTTATTATCAAAGAGTGCTTGACCATGGAGCTGATATCGTGGTTTATAGCGCTACAAAATATATCGGCGGACACGCTGATGTGATCGCTGGTATCGTCACGCTAAATGACGATGCTTTGGCTGAGAAGATAAAATTTGCTAAAAACACGCTTGGTGGCATCATAAGCCCGATGGACGCATACTACCTAATACGTGGGCTTAAAACGCTTAGCGTTAGGTTTGATAGACAAACGCAAAATACTCATAAAATAATCAAATTTTTGCAGAATAATGACGCAGTTAGCGTGGTGCATTTTGCCGGCTCATATAGTGAGCAAGAGGCAAATATGCAAGCAGCTCAAGCAAGCGACATCGGTGCTCTCATCTCATTTGAGCTCGATGAAAAATATGATGTAAATAAATTTGTAAAATCGCTAGAAATTTTTGATCTAGCGGTAAGTCTTGGTGGCGTAGAAAGCCTTATCTGCAGGCCTGCGACGATGACGCATGAGGCGTATCCAAAAGAGGTGCTAGATAAGATTGGTATAAAGCAAAACTTGCTTCGCCTAGCAATCGGTATCGAAAACGCTGATGATCTAATAGCAGATCTTGATCAAGCATTTAAAAAAGCAAAAAAATAA
- a CDS encoding MalY/PatB family protein, which yields MKYDFDTLVSREGTNSSKWRMKNDVLPMWVADMDFKAAPEILSVLQKRLDNGVFGYSFIPKEWNEAIKSWWQRRHNVSLENEWMCFCTGVIPAISTAIRRFSSPGDQILVQAPVYHVFFNCIKNNGREILSNDLVYKNGSYEIDFEDLEAKLAQPLTTMMLLCNPHNPIGKIWDKETLKKIGELCYKHDVLVISDEIHCDITDPGLNYVPFISVSEECKNNSITCISPTKAFNIAGLQSSAVVVPNEILRAKMAAAINYDEVGEANAFAIIAAIAAFERGEEWLDELREYLFENKKVVANFIKEHNLPVKLLPSNATYLLWLDCSAFCEDSSEFMNFLRDKARLWLNDGNAYRGDRFFLRMNIATQKSRVIEGLNRLKNGINLYLKR from the coding sequence ATGAAGTACGATTTTGACACATTAGTAAGCAGAGAAGGTACCAACTCATCAAAATGGCGTATGAAAAATGACGTTTTGCCGATGTGGGTTGCAGATATGGACTTTAAGGCTGCACCTGAGATATTAAGCGTCTTGCAAAAGCGCCTTGATAACGGCGTCTTTGGCTACTCGTTCATCCCAAAAGAGTGGAACGAGGCGATAAAGAGCTGGTGGCAAAGACGTCACAACGTGAGCTTAGAGAACGAGTGGATGTGCTTTTGCACTGGCGTTATACCGGCCATCTCGACTGCTATTAGGAGATTTAGCAGTCCAGGAGATCAAATTTTAGTGCAAGCACCCGTCTATCACGTCTTTTTTAACTGCATCAAAAACAACGGCCGTGAAATTTTATCAAACGACCTTGTTTATAAAAATGGCTCTTATGAGATTGACTTTGAGGACCTCGAAGCAAAGCTAGCCCAGCCACTAACTACTATGATGCTTCTTTGCAATCCTCACAATCCAATAGGTAAAATTTGGGACAAAGAGACGCTAAAAAAGATAGGCGAGCTTTGCTACAAGCACGATGTTTTAGTTATCAGTGATGAAATTCACTGCGACATAACTGATCCTGGGCTAAACTACGTGCCATTTATCAGCGTGAGCGAGGAGTGCAAAAACAACTCCATCACGTGTATCTCGCCTACAAAGGCCTTTAACATCGCCGGACTTCAAAGCTCCGCAGTCGTCGTGCCAAACGAAATTTTAAGAGCAAAAATGGCCGCAGCGATAAACTACGACGAGGTCGGCGAGGCCAACGCCTTTGCGATAATCGCTGCTATCGCGGCGTTTGAACGTGGCGAAGAGTGGCTTGATGAGCTTAGAGAGTATCTTTTTGAAAACAAAAAGGTCGTCGCAAACTTCATAAAAGAGCATAATTTGCCAGTCAAACTCTTGCCATCAAATGCAACCTATCTTTTGTGGCTTGACTGCAGTGCGTTTTGTGAGGATTCGAGCGAATTTATGAATTTCTTGCGCGATAAGGCTAGACTTTGGTTAAATGACGGCAACGCTTACAGAGGAGATAGATTTTTCCTTCGTATGAATATCGCAACACAAAAAAGCCGCGTCATCGAAGGTTTAAATCGCCTGAAAAACGGGATAAATTTATATTTGAAAAGATGA
- a CDS encoding ATP-binding protein yields the protein MNQLELYYNQPLKSSKFIPRKYEIISPKTLIVGAIASGKTALVYEFLSHYKSEERLYVNLDDLRIDRALLLANLKDFLEKNAQIKVLAVENLQATDLANLGFLKGATLENIILTSKEFSLTIDGFARINLNYLDYEEFILFFKKNLDQDLLFSYFLAHGNEIASAFLDSSEVTAHLQQLLRANLSEQSIAILKECAPKCHDVLSTFGIYKNLKEQMKISKDSVYNTVASLNENGFIELVPNLDESSTSKKLYFTNFALRNALYLKKDFLAVFTNVVFCELLKFKDEIYYTKEIDFFLNKRKIAIICVPFSAPEIIFLKFKKLHASLKELGISKLQIISVANQAELSFEGIKCEILPFSRWSLGL from the coding sequence ATGAACCAATTAGAGCTTTATTACAATCAGCCGCTTAAATCAAGTAAATTTATCCCCAGAAAATACGAAATCATCTCGCCAAAGACGCTTATCGTTGGCGCCATTGCAAGTGGCAAAACGGCCCTTGTTTATGAGTTCTTGAGCCATTATAAAAGTGAGGAGAGGCTTTATGTAAATTTAGACGATCTAAGGATAGACAGAGCTTTACTTTTAGCAAATCTAAAAGATTTTTTAGAAAAAAATGCCCAGATAAAGGTGCTCGCAGTTGAAAATTTACAAGCTACTGACCTTGCAAATTTAGGCTTTTTAAAGGGCGCAACACTTGAAAATATCATCCTTACAAGCAAGGAATTTTCACTCACGATTGATGGCTTTGCTCGCATAAATTTAAACTATCTCGACTACGAGGAATTTATACTATTTTTTAAGAAAAATTTGGACCAAGACCTGCTGTTTAGCTATTTTTTGGCTCACGGCAACGAGATAGCAAGTGCCTTTTTAGACTCCAGCGAGGTCACAGCTCACTTGCAGCAGCTCTTAAGAGCAAATTTAAGCGAGCAAAGCATTGCGATTTTAAAAGAATGTGCTCCAAAATGCCACGATGTGCTTAGTACTTTTGGTATCTACAAAAACCTAAAAGAGCAGATGAAAATTTCAAAAGATAGTGTCTATAACACAGTAGCCAGTCTTAATGAAAATGGTTTTATAGAATTAGTACCAAATTTAGATGAGAGCAGTACGAGCAAAAAACTCTACTTTACAAATTTTGCACTTCGTAACGCTTTATACCTAAAAAAGGATTTTTTGGCAGTCTTTACAAATGTTGTTTTTTGCGAATTGCTTAAATTTAAAGATGAAATTTACTACACAAAAGAGATTGATTTCTTCCTTAATAAAAGGAAGATCGCGATTATCTGTGTGCCATTTTCTGCGCCAGAGATCATCTTTTTGAAATTTAAAAAACTCCACGCAAGCTTAAAAGAGCTGGGTATAAGTAAGCTTCAGATAATCAGCGTCGCAAACCAAGCCGAGCTTAGCTTTGAGGGCATAAAATGCGAAATTTTGCCCTTTTCTAGGTGGAGTCTAGGTTTATAA
- the sodB gene encoding superoxide dismutase [Fe], which produces MFELRKLPFDANANAVVSAKTCEYHYGKHHATYVANLNNLIKDTKFANASFYEILKNSEGGLYNNVAQVYNHDFYWDCIAKKSEMSSELKAAIEANFANFKEEFLKAATTLFGSGWAWLVFDPSSKKLEIVQTSNAKTPVSDGKVPLLVVDVWEHAYYIDNFNARPKYLETFFENINWEFVSKAYEWALKEGLNSVKFYIDELHGKCSCTSGCGCH; this is translated from the coding sequence ATGTTTGAATTAAGAAAACTTCCGTTTGACGCAAATGCCAATGCAGTAGTAAGTGCTAAAACCTGTGAATACCACTATGGCAAGCACCACGCGACCTATGTTGCAAATTTAAACAATCTCATAAAAGATACAAAATTTGCTAACGCATCATTTTACGAAATCCTAAAAAATAGCGAAGGCGGCCTATACAACAACGTCGCTCAAGTTTATAACCACGACTTTTACTGGGACTGCATCGCTAAAAAAAGCGAGATGTCAAGCGAGCTAAAAGCTGCGATCGAGGCAAATTTCGCAAATTTCAAAGAGGAGTTTTTAAAAGCAGCTACAACGCTTTTTGGCTCAGGCTGGGCGTGGCTTGTATTTGATCCAAGCAGCAAAAAGCTAGAGATCGTGCAAACTAGCAACGCAAAAACTCCAGTAAGCGATGGCAAAGTGCCACTTCTAGTTGTTGATGTTTGGGAGCACGCTTATTACATCGATAACTTCAACGCTCGCCCAAAATACCTAGAGACTTTCTTTGAAAACATAAACTGGGAATTTGTAAGCAAAGCTTACGAGTGGGCGCTTAAAGAGGGCTTAAATTCTGTCAAATTTTATATCGACGAGCTTCACGGCAAATGCAGTTGCACATCTGGCTGTGGCTGTCATTAA
- a CDS encoding aminotransferase class IV — translation MSYCKKSDLLFETIKILDFKPQNLKFHIKRATASADEALKFDLENCLDSPFSGLVRAKVIYDRGGNLKSVEYFAYEMRRFYKFRLVDVEFSYEKKFLDRSDIDAAKGAFSEIVMIKNGLVTDTSIANLAIFDDGWVTPKSPLLRGTTRARLLEDGFLRQEDISVQRLLESKRFGVMNAMMGFLELKEFKFTR, via the coding sequence ATGAGCTACTGCAAAAAGTCGGATTTACTTTTTGAAACGATAAAAATTTTAGACTTCAAGCCGCAAAATTTGAAATTTCACATAAAAAGAGCGACGGCCTCGGCTGATGAAGCGCTTAAATTCGACCTTGAAAACTGCCTTGATTCGCCATTTTCTGGGCTGGTCAGAGCCAAGGTCATATATGATAGAGGCGGGAATTTAAAAAGCGTAGAGTATTTTGCCTATGAGATGAGGCGATTTTATAAATTTAGGCTCGTGGATGTGGAGTTTAGCTATGAGAAGAAATTTTTAGATAGAAGCGATATAGACGCTGCAAAGGGCGCATTCAGCGAGATAGTGATGATAAAAAACGGGCTTGTGACCGATACTAGCATCGCAAATTTAGCGATCTTTGATGACGGCTGGGTAACGCCTAAAAGCCCGCTTCTAAGGGGCACTACGAGGGCCAGGCTGCTTGAGGATGGTTTTTTGAGACAAGAAGACATAAGCGTGCAAAGGCTGCTTGAGAGCAAAAGATTTGGCGTGATGAACGCAATGATGGGCTTTTTAGAGCTCAAGGAGTTTAAATTTACGCGCTAG
- a CDS encoding DIP1984 family protein has translation MKLAQALILRSDTQKRIEQLKVRLLSNAKTQENESPSEDPKLLLKELDKLTSELFRLICSINLTNSSAKFDGISLTEMIAKKDALALKANVLREFATSASQKVDLYSNSEIKILSTVDVATLQKQVDALSKEIRELDMKLQEANWQVDLME, from the coding sequence ATGAAACTAGCTCAGGCTCTCATCCTAAGATCTGACACGCAAAAGCGCATCGAACAGCTAAAAGTTAGGCTACTTAGCAATGCAAAAACGCAGGAAAATGAAAGTCCAAGCGAGGATCCAAAGCTTCTTTTAAAAGAGCTTGACAAGCTAACAAGCGAGCTTTTTAGGCTCATTTGCTCTATAAATTTAACAAACTCAAGCGCTAAATTTGATGGCATTAGCCTAACTGAGATGATCGCTAAAAAGGACGCTTTAGCGCTAAAAGCAAACGTGCTTAGGGAGTTTGCAACAAGTGCTAGTCAAAAGGTCGATCTTTACTCAAATAGCGAGATCAAAATTTTAAGCACGGTCGATGTGGCGACACTTCAAAAGCAAGTGGATGCGCTTTCAAAAGAGATCAGAGAGCTAGATATGAAGCTGCAAGAGGCAAACTGGCAAGTTGATCTTATGGAATAA
- a CDS encoding ribonuclease HII gives MAKICGIDEAGRGALAGPLSVAACVLNKEISGLNDSKKLTAKKREELFKEIIKSSNFLIIYFSNTQIDELGLSECLRRALKIFKAHFEGFEIIYDGNLDYGVGITTIIKADSKVAGVSAASILAKVSRDSLMKDWDKIYSKYGFARHKGYGTKAHLDAIAKFGYSSLHRKSFIVKSFEKSLFD, from the coding sequence ATGGCAAAAATTTGTGGCATAGATGAGGCTGGACGTGGGGCTTTAGCTGGGCCTTTAAGCGTAGCAGCCTGCGTGCTAAATAAAGAAATTTCAGGCCTAAACGACTCCAAAAAACTAACTGCAAAAAAGCGTGAGGAGCTTTTTAAAGAGATCATAAAAAGCTCAAATTTTCTCATCATCTACTTCTCAAATACACAAATAGACGAACTTGGGCTAAGTGAGTGCTTAAGGCGAGCGCTCAAAATTTTTAAGGCGCATTTTGAGGGTTTTGAGATCATTTATGATGGAAATTTAGACTATGGTGTTGGTATCACAACGATAATAAAAGCTGACAGCAAAGTCGCTGGGGTAAGCGCTGCTAGCATATTAGCTAAGGTTAGCCGTGATAGTTTGATGAAAGACTGGGATAAAATTTACTCAAAGTATGGCTTTGCTAGGCACAAAGGATACGGCACAAAAGCGCATTTAGACGCTATTGCTAAGTTTGGCTATTCAAGCCTTCATAGAAAAAGCTTTATAGTAAAGTCTTTTGAAAAATCTCTATTTGACTAA